DNA from Nitrospirae bacterium CG2_30_53_67:
GTGACCTTGCCCTTGGGTTCAGCCCGTCTTGTTTCTGACCAGCCGTACGGCAAGTTTGACCGCCTCTGTCAGGCTCGCCGGGTTGGCCGTCCCTTTTCCGGCAATGTCAAAAGCGGTCCCATGATCCACCGACGTCCGGATGATGGGCAGGCCCAGGGTTACATTCACACCTGAATCAAAGGCGATCATCTTGAGCGGGATCAGGCCCTGGTCGTGATACATACAGACCACGGCATGGTACCGGCCGTGATAGGCCTGATAAAAAACCGTATCCGGAGGGAGAGGCCCGGTCACGTCTATCCCCTGTTCCCATGCCTGGGCCACGGCAGGGGAGATGATCTCTTGTTCTTCTCTGCCGAAGATCCCGCCCTCTCCGCCGTGGGGGTTGAGTCCGGCCACGGCGATCCTGGGATGATCAAAATCCAGGTCCCGCATCCCCTGGTCTGCCAGGCGGATCTTTTGAAGCACCCCTTCTATGGTAATCCTTGACGGGACCTCTTTCAACGGGATATGGGTAGTGACCAGGACCACGCGGATGGGCCCGCCGATCAGCATCATGGCATAATTCGTGCTCCCTGTCCTTTCGGCGAGTATTTCGGTATGGCCGGCATAGATGAAGCCCGCACGATGCAGGGCTTCCTTGTGGATGGGGGCGGTGACGATGGCATGAATATCCCCATTTTTTGCCAGTTCTATGGCACGGAACAGATATTCCACGGATGCACGGCCGGCTTTAGCGGATATCCGTCCTATGGAATATTCTCCGATCTGGATATTCGCCAGATCCATCAGCAAGGGATCAGGGGATTCGGGTGAGATGGCGCCGGGCCCGGATATGCGCTTGCATGGGTTCCTGACACCGATGAGCTCCGCCGCGGCATCGAGAACCGCGCCGCATCCGATGACCACCGGAATGCATACCGAGCAGATCTCCTTACTGGAAAGGAGAGAAAGGATGATCT
Protein-coding regions in this window:
- a CDS encoding 4-hydroxythreonine-4-phosphate dehydrogenase PdxA, whose translation is MQKSAPTPYRPVIGITMGDPAGIGPEIILSLLSSKEICSVCIPVVIGCGAVLDAAAELIGVRNPCKRISGPGAISPESPDPLLMDLANIQIGEYSIGRISAKAGRASVEYLFRAIELAKNGDIHAIVTAPIHKEALHRAGFIYAGHTEILAERTGSTNYAMMLIGGPIRVVLVTTHIPLKEVPSRITIEGVLQKIRLADQGMRDLDFDHPRIAVAGLNPHGGEGGIFGREEQEIISPAVAQAWEQGIDVTGPLPPDTVFYQAYHGRYHAVVCMYHDQGLIPLKMIAFDSGVNVTLGLPIIRTSVDHGTAFDIAGKGTANPASLTEAVKLAVRLVRNKTG